A portion of the Vicia villosa cultivar HV-30 ecotype Madison, WI unplaced genomic scaffold, Vvil1.0 ctg.003006F_1_1, whole genome shotgun sequence genome contains these proteins:
- the LOC131640229 gene encoding F-box/kelch-repeat protein At3g06240-like, whose product MEDKTLKHLEMENNLVVGVKKVSINIPNDLSFSILSKLSVKTLKRFECVCKSWTLLFQISYFMSLFCKNLYNHSYYDYTSLLLHLYHKTTSSDVLYSLSDERFENKIKLDWPNPFQRDDLEFDILGSHSINGILCLISYSQIDTRLVLWNPATEEFKVVPTSFRESVPYMDIEITRYGFGYDSDRDDYKVIRQIMYNPNSDSESDIDDLSLEDIYYQLFWEIYSLQSNTWKKLDSNIPHNYIDQVLCLSGMCHWWGEEGYDNENYDEAYLLSFDLSKEEFLITPIPEDNFFRSRHHWEDLVVLNGCIALISNHNKNYPSDDIFHISILGEVGVKESWIKFCTIWPFPFIEHPIGVGKNGYMFLREHSGKLVCFNINTQMVEELGFVGHGFQGRTIIYERSIVPIGGMNI is encoded by the coding sequence ATGGAAGATAAAACTCTGAAGCATTTAGAGATGGAAAATAATTTAGTTGTGGGAGTTAAGAAGGTTAGTATTAACATACCTAATGATCTTTCTTTCTCCATACTTTCAAAATTATCTGTAAAAACTTTGAAGCGTTTTGAATGTGTATGTAAATCATGGACCCTCTTATTTCAAATCTCTTATTTCATGAGCTTGTTCTGCAAAAACCTCTATAATCATTCTTATTATGATTATACATCTCTTCTACTACACCTATATCATAAAACAACTTCGAGTGATGTGTTGTATTCTCTATCTGATGAGCGATTTGAGAATAAGATTAAATTAGATTGGCCAAATCCATTTCAAAGGGATGaccttgaatttgatattttgggATCTCATAGCATTAATGGGATTCTTTGTCTAATCAGTTACTCCCAGATAGATACAAGACTTGTATTATGGAACCCAGCTACAGAGGAATTCAAGGTTGTTCCTACTAGCTTTCGTGAGTCTGTGCCGTATATGGATATTGAAATTACTCGATATGGTTTTGGTTATGATTCTGATAGAGACGACTACAAGGTGATTCGACAAATAATGTATAATCCAAATAGCGATAGTGAAAGTGACATTGATGATTTGTCACTTGAAGATATATACTACCAACTCTTTTGGGAGATATATAGTCTACAAAGTAACACTTGGAAGAAACTTGACTCTAATATCCCTCATAATTACATAGATCAAGTACTGTGTCTTAGTGGAATGTGTCACTGGTGGGGCGAAGAAGGCTATGATAATGAAAATTATGATGAAGCATACCTACTATCCTTTGACCTAAGTAAGGAGGAATTCCTTATAACACCCATACCAGAGGATAATTTTTTTAGATCTAGACATCATTGGGAAGACTTAGTAGTATTAAATGGTTGCATTGCTTTAATCTCGAATCACAATAAAAACTACCCAAGTGATGATATTTTTCACATATCAATTTTGGGTGAAGTTGGTGTGAAAGAGTCATGGATTAAATTCTGTACTATTTGGCCTTTTCCTTTCATTGAGCATCCTATTGGAGTTGGAAAGAATGGGTATATGTTCTTGAGAGAGCATAGTGGAAAATTAGTTTGTTTTAATATAAACACTCAGATGGTTGAGGAGCTCGGTTTTGTAGGACATGGATTTCAAGGTAGGACAATAATTTATGAAAGAAGTATTGTTCCAATTGGAGGTATGAATATATAA